In Alloyangia pacifica, the following proteins share a genomic window:
- a CDS encoding LysR family transcriptional regulator: MIAKLEMFIALAREKHFGRAALSLGITQPTLSTGIRQLEEQLGVKLVQRGSRFGGLTPEGQRALVWARQIVGDTRRLRDEMRASREGLAGHLRLAVIPTALTWASTLTARFIERHPRVTFTVLSRASAEILSMLDDLEIDAGISYLDNEPLGRVTTRPLYREAYQLVCRKDHPLAGQKMLDWAELGSLKLCLLTPEMQNRRIINRQFMEAGVAPVSAIESNSTVVLVSNVLTGDWVTILPTDLAKFLAEGKPLSLVPLATDSRAHEVGLIAPWQEPYTPVLQALLDEAKALARPG; this comes from the coding sequence ATGATCGCCAAGCTGGAAATGTTCATTGCGCTTGCTCGGGAGAAGCATTTTGGTCGGGCGGCGCTCAGCCTCGGCATCACCCAGCCGACGCTCTCCACCGGCATCCGCCAGCTCGAGGAGCAGCTTGGCGTCAAGCTGGTGCAGCGCGGTTCGCGCTTTGGCGGGCTGACGCCCGAGGGCCAGCGCGCGCTGGTCTGGGCGCGTCAAATCGTCGGAGACACGCGGCGGCTGCGCGATGAGATGCGTGCGTCGCGCGAGGGTCTGGCCGGTCACCTGCGGCTTGCGGTGATCCCCACCGCGTTGACGTGGGCCTCGACGCTCACGGCGCGCTTCATCGAGCGTCACCCGCGGGTCACCTTCACCGTGCTCTCGCGCGCCTCGGCGGAGATCCTCTCGATGCTTGACGATCTCGAGATTGACGCCGGCATCTCCTACCTCGACAACGAGCCGCTGGGCCGGGTCACCACCCGCCCGCTCTACCGAGAGGCTTACCAACTCGTCTGCCGCAAGGATCATCCGTTGGCCGGGCAAAAGATGCTGGACTGGGCCGAGCTCGGAAGCCTGAAGCTCTGCCTGCTGACCCCCGAGATGCAGAACCGCCGGATCATCAACCGGCAGTTCATGGAGGCCGGGGTCGCGCCGGTCTCGGCCATTGAATCAAACTCCACGGTTGTACTGGTGAGCAACGTGCTGACAGGCGACTGGGTCACGATCCTGCCGACCGACCTCGCGAAGTTCCTTGCCGAAGGCAAGCCGCTCTCGCTGGTGCCGCTTGCGACGGACAGCCGCGCGCATGAGGTCGGGCTTATCGCACCTTGGCAGGAGCCCTACACGCCGGTCCTGCAGGCTCTGCTCGACGAGGCAAAGGCCCTTGCGCGCCCCGGCTGA